One window of Quercus robur chromosome 5, dhQueRobu3.1, whole genome shotgun sequence genomic DNA carries:
- the LOC126724747 gene encoding uncharacterized protein LOC126724747 isoform X1, giving the protein MRARLVVFPIKGKNWCFTRSINDSLASTTFGSGPSQTPSTLRELWRSISSNSKPFNANAELLIDFVSLKMNNAWIGLEKAPQGTLKNKIHLLGLRLLSRVKPSEIFLKSISKEITDVQITYPSSLNARLVRRRLRHIATRGNIIHKKYFYGSVALLPLSTVFTVLPLPNIPFFWILFRTYSHWRALQGSEKLLQLVSDSSSTLNSSTGNENEIKHDGSKYGIHNSVVSPWVLQPSKELEELLHRVYGQDGLSKCAISDICKIFDLNTNDVLKYRDSM; this is encoded by the exons atgAGAGCGAGATTGGTAGTGTTCCCGATTAAAGGGAAGAATTGGTGCTTCACTCGATCAATCAACGACTCGCTTGCTTCTACTACTTTCGGCTCAGGTCCTTCTCAAACACCTTCTACACTCAGAGAACTTTGGCGCAGCATCTCCTCCAATTCCAAACCCTTTAACGCCAATGCAGAACTCCTCATCGATTTCGTCTCTCTCAAG ATGAATAACGCTTGGATTGGTCTAGAAAAAGCTCCTCAAGGAACTCTCAAGAACAAGATTCATTT gTTGGGACTGCGGCTTTTGTCTCGGGTTAAGCCCTCTGAGATATTCTTGAAGTCTATATCTAAGGAGATTACAGATGTTCAAATTACCTACCCGTCAAG TTTAAATGCACGACTTGTGCGTAGAAGGTTACGGCATATTGCCACGAG GGGAAATATCATCCACAAGAAGTACTTCTATGGTTCAGTTGCATTGCTTCCCTTGTCAACTGTATTTACT GTTTTACCTTTGCCTAATATCCCATTCTTCTGGATTTTATTCCGGACTTACTCTCACTGGAGGGCTCTCCAG GGAAGTGAGAAGCTCCTTCAGCTTGTCTCAGATAGCTCTTCAACTCTCAACTCTTCTACGGGGAATGAGAATGAAATCAAGCATGATGGCTCTAAATATGGTATCCATAATTCAGTTGTTTCTCCATGG GTTTTGCAACCATCAAAGGAACTTGAAGAACTTCTTCATCGTGTATATGGTCAAGACGGTCTTAGTAAATGTGCCATTTCAGATATTTGCAAGATCTTTGATTTGAACACCAATGATGTTCTAAAGTACAGGGATTCAATGTAG
- the LOC126724748 gene encoding mediator of RNA polymerase II transcription subunit 9-like: MDNFNAGGGGGNWSMIPSIPTHSHSNTSTPSNQDHLYLNPQQPQSQSQQFQLHPQQQQQMHYQQQQQQQQQQQRILQQQQQQQQQQQQQQQQHQHQSLASHFHLLHMVENLAEVIDHGTRDQQSDTLVAELNTHFEKCQVLLKSIASSIPTKAMTVDSQKRKLEESEQLLNQRRDLIAKYRSSVEGLIKSEP, translated from the exons atggataatttcaacgcaggaggaggaggaggaaatTGGAGTATGATCCCATCCATCCCGACCCACAGCCACAGTAACACCTCCACACCTTCCAATCAAGACCACCTCTACCTCAATCCCCAGCAAccacaatcacaatcacaacagTTTCAACTTCatccacaacaacaacaacaaatgcactatcagcagcagcagcagcaacaacaacaacaacagcgtatccttcaacaacaacaacagcagcagcaacagcaacaacagcaacagcaacagcatCAGCACCAATCACTCGCCTCTCACTTCCACCTCTTACAT ATGGTGGAGAATTTAGCGGAAGTTATTGACCATGGAACCAGGGACCAGCAATCAGATACTTTG GTGGCTGAGTTGAACACACACTTTGAGAAGTGCCAGGTGCTGTTGAAATCAATTGCGTCTTCAATTCCCACCAAGGCTATG ACGGTTGACAGTCAGAAGCGGAAGCTGGAGGAAAGTGAGCAGTTGTTGAATCAGCGGAG GGATCTGATTGCAAAGTACCGAAGCTCTGTTGAAGGACTTATCAAGTCCGAGCCATAA
- the LOC126724744 gene encoding 26S proteasome regulatory subunit 7, giving the protein MAGEAEFDIKDEKNPRPLDEDDIALLKTYGLGPYSNSIKKVEKEIKDMAKKVNDLCGIKESDTGLAAPSQWDLVSDKQMMQEEQPLQVARCTKIINPNTEDAKYVINVKQIAKFVVGLGDKVSPTDIEEGMRVGVDRNKYQIQIPLPPKIDPSVTMMTVEEKPDVTYNDVGGCKEQIEKMREVVELPMLHPEKFVKLGIDPPKGVLCYGPPGTGKTLLARAVANRTDACFIRVIGSELVQKYVGEGARMVRELFQMARSKKACIVFFDEVDAIGGARFDDGVGGDNEVQRTMLEIVNQLDGFDARGNIKVLMATNRPDTLDPALLRPGRLDRKVEFGLPDMESRTQIFKIHTRTMNCERDVRFELLARLCPNSTGADIRSVCTEAGMFAIRARRKTVTEKDFLDAVNKVIKGYQKFSATPKYMVYN; this is encoded by the exons ATGGCAGGGGAGGCCGAGTTCGATATTAAGGACGAGAAGAACCCTCGCCCTCTCGATGAGGACGATATTGCTCTGCTCAAGACTTAT GGTTTGGGTCCCTATTCTAATAGTATCAAGAAAGTAGAGAAGGAAATTAAGGACATGGCTAAGAAGGTCAATGATTTGTGTG GTATTAAGGAGTCTGACACTGGCTTAGCTGCACCAAGCCAGTGGGATCTGGTATCTGATAAGCAAATGATGCAAGAGGAGCAGCCTCTGCAG GTGGCAAGATGTACAAAGATCATTAATCCAAACACTGAAGATGCCAAATATGTAATAAATGTTAAGCAAATTGCGAAG TTTGTTGTTGGGTTGGGTGACAAAGTTTCCCCAACTGACATAGAAGAAGGCATGCGTGTGGG GGTTGATCGCAATAAATATCAGATACAGATTCCCTTGCCACCTAAAATTGATCCAAGTGTGACCATGATGACAGTGGAGGAAAAGCCTGATGTGACCTACAATGATGTTGGTGGATGCAAGGAGCAAATTGAAAAGATGCGAGAA GTTGTTGAGCTGCCAATGCTTCATCCAGAAAAATTTGTTAAGCTTGGAATTGATCCTCCCAAAGGTGTCCTTTGCTATGGTCCTCCAGGAACAGGTAAAACACTTCTAGCTCGAGCAGTGGCAAATAGAACTGATGCTTGTTTCATTCGAGTTATTGGGAGTGAGCTTGTTCAGAAATATGTTGGTGAGGGAGCTCGGATGGTTCGAGAACTATTCCAG ATGGCACGTTCAAAGAAGGCTTGCATTGTATTTTTTGACGAAGTAGATGCCATTGGAGGGGCTCGTTTTGATGATGGTGTAGGTGGGGATAATGAAGTTCAAAGAACAATGCTGGAAATTGTCAATCAACTGGATGGCTTTGATGCTCGTGGAAACATCAAAGTCCTAATGGCTACAAATAG GCCTGACACGCTAGATCCAGCACTTCTACGGCCTGGACGATTGGATCGTAAGGTCGAGTTTGGCCTTCCTGATATGGAGAGTCGGACACAAATATTTAAGATCCACACGCGAACGATGAACTGTGAAAGAGATGTCCGATTTGAACTTTTGGCTCGGCTTTGCCCAAATTCCACTG GTGCCGATATAAGGAGTGTGTGCACAGAAGCTGGCATGTTTGCCATCCGAGCACGGAGAAAGACTGTGACAGAGAAAGACTTCCTCGATGCAGTGAACAAGGTCATCAAGGGATACCAGAAGTTCAGTGCAACACCCAAGTACATGGTCTACAACTGA